GACTATGCTACGTTTGGGGCTATGGTTTTTTTATGTCGTTTTCTCGCCTGCTGCAACCCGATCTAGTGCTGGACGGCAACGTCTTGGCGATTTCCCCTGAGCTGCTGGCTCAGCACAACTTGAAGGGGCTAATTCTGGATGTGGACGATACCCTAGTGCCTCTGCGTCAGGCTGAAACTAACCCTGACCTAGCCCACTGGATGCATCAGATGAAGGCGATCGCGACGGTGTGGCTCGTGAGCAATAACGTTAATGCTCACCGCATCAGTCGGATTGCCTCGTTGTTTGATGTGCCTTACCTGACCAGTGCCGGCAAGCCCTCAGGACGCAAGCTAAAGCTGGCCTTGGCAGCTATGGATCTTCCGGTAGATCAGGTGGCGATGGTAGGCGATCGCTTA
The DNA window shown above is from Leptolyngbya subtilissima AS-A7 and carries:
- a CDS encoding YqeG family HAD IIIA-type phosphatase, whose protein sequence is MSFSRLLQPDLVLDGNVLAISPELLAQHNLKGLILDVDDTLVPLRQAETNPDLAHWMHQMKAIATVWLVSNNVNAHRISRIASLFDVPYLTSAGKPSGRKLKLALAAMDLPVDQVAMVGDRLFTDVLAGNRVGLFTILVNPMPGLNQVARTSPLRTLEVMISQYFGVTF